The genomic window CTATGCTCCCAATTTAATTTCGACGTCAACGCCAGCCGCCAGGTCGAGCTTCATCAGCGCGTCCACAGTTTGTGGTGTTGGGTCAACAATGTCCAACATCCGCTTATGTGTGCGGATTTCGAACTGCTCACGTGACTTCTTGTTCACATGCGGTGAACGGTTCACGGTAAATTTTTCAA from Litorimonas taeanensis includes these protein-coding regions:
- the rpsJ gene encoding 30S ribosomal protein S10, which codes for MDRQNIRIRLKAFDHRILDTSTKEIVSTAKRTGATVRGPIPLPTRIEKFTVNRSPHVNKKSREQFEIRTHKRMLDIVDPTPQTVDALMKLDLAAGVDVEIKLGA